Genomic window (Chloroflexota bacterium):
CCGGAACGGTTCAGCCTCGACCCGCGCATTGTCTTACCCTGGTTCCGGCAGAAGCACATTTACGATTACGACCAGCCGGAATTGCACGACATCTACAGCGAGTTCCGCCGCCTGCTCGATTCATACCCGACGCGCGGCTCGGTGGGCGAAATTTTTGAGAACCAGGACCCGCAGGCCATCGCCGGCTATCTGGGCCGCGATCAGCTTCACATGGCTTTCAATTTTGAATTCACCCATCAGCCGTGGCTGCCGCGCGCCTTTCAACAATCCATTATGAAGTGGGACGCCGCGCTCGGGCCGGACGGCGACAAGTGGCCATGTTACGTCCTGAGCAACCACGACAACCCGCGCCATGTCACCCGGCACGGCGGCGGCCCCTTTGCCCTGGCCCGGGCCAAAGTAGCGGCGACGCTCCTGCTCACCCTGCGCGGCACGCCGTTTCTTTACTACGGCGAAGAACTGGGCATGCCCAGCCCGCGCCTGGCCCGCAAAGATTTGGTGGACCCGCCCAGCAAGAAGTACTGGCCTTTTTTTGATCGCGACTCGGCGCGCACGCCGATGCAGTGGGATGACTCGCCCAACGCCGGGTTCACCAGCGGCAAGCCGTGGTTGCCGGTTGGGCCGTCGTATAAAACCCTCAACGTGGCCGCGCAAAAGACCGATCCGCACTCCGTCCTGAATTTTTATCGCGCCCTGCTTCGCCTGCGGCGCCAGTCGCCGGCCTTGCGGCGGGGGCGCTACCGCCTGCTGGCCGAGCGGCCCGTGAACGCCATGACTTACCTGCGCGAGACTGAAGAGCAAACCATGCTGGTAGCTCTCAACTTCTTCGGCCATCACACCACAGCGCCGGTTCCGGCGGGCAAATGGCGGCGCGTCCTTTCCACTCACATCGGCGGCGACCCTGGAGTCAGCGAGATCACGTTAGCGCCGTTCGAGGCCAGCCTGTTTGAGTTGGCGTCTCGTTAGGCCGATCAAACAAAAGCGCCCGGCCAGCAAACTGGCCGGGCGCTTTTTTGTTGATCTGTTCGCTTTACGGAAACGGAATCGGCACGGCGCCAAACTGGGTTGGAATGGTGATCTTCTGGCCAACGAAGAGGAAGCCAATGTTGGCGATGGCCGGATTGGCGTTGAGAAGGGCGTCAGTGGTGACCAGGTATCTCGAGGCCACTGTTTCCAGCGTGTCACCGGCTTTGACGATATACACATGCGGCCCGGCTGGAACCAGGATCGTCGCCCCAGCCGCAAACGACGACTTAGGGTTGGCCAGGATGAGCGTATCAACCGACACCTCAAACTTCGCGGCGATTGAAAGCGCAGTGTCGCCCGGAGCCACGGTGTAGAAGAACGGCGTGCTCAGGCTGGGGGTGAAAGAGACGGTGATCGGAATGACGATCACGTCGCCGGGGAAGATATCGTCGGGGTTCAACCGCAGTTCGGCGTTGACATTGAGAATGGCCGAGGCCGAAATGCCGTAACGCCGGACGTAAACCGGCAGGCTGTCGCCCTCCTGGGCCACCACAGTGATGAAGTTGCCGGCCACAACCGTGCCGGCGGCTGTTGGTGTGGGCGTGGCCGTGCTGGCCGGGGCAGGCGTCCCGGTTGGAATCGGCAATGGCTTCGCGCCGTACATAATGG
Coding sequences:
- a CDS encoding alpha-glucosidase, whose product is MTQPDFLWWRDGVIYQIYPRSFMDSNGDGIGDLPGLISRLDYIADLGVDALWLSPINVSPMHDFGYDIADYEDIDPIFGARADYDTLIAEAHRRGLKVMMDLVINHTSSEHPWFKESRSSRDNPKADWYIWRDKAPGGNGPRPPNNWASMFGGSGWEWDETRGQFYFHIFLKEQPDFNWRNPEARAAMMNMIRFWLERGVDGFRLDVVNAYFKDAQFRDNPERFSLDPRIVLPWFRQKHIYDYDQPELHDIYSEFRRLLDSYPTRGSVGEIFENQDPQAIAGYLGRDQLHMAFNFEFTHQPWLPRAFQQSIMKWDAALGPDGDKWPCYVLSNHDNPRHVTRHGGGPFALARAKVAATLLLTLRGTPFLYYGEELGMPSPRLARKDLVDPPSKKYWPFFDRDSARTPMQWDDSPNAGFTSGKPWLPVGPSYKTLNVAAQKTDPHSVLNFYRALLRLRRQSPALRRGRYRLLAERPVNAMTYLRETEEQTMLVALNFFGHHTTAPVPAGKWRRVLSTHIGGDPGVSEITLAPFEASLFELASR
- a CDS encoding LysM peptidoglycan-binding domain-containing protein; this translates as MKARAIVFVISGLGLAAMLALSWVAGGATAQAAQLEKATAVSGELITVTVKSGESLATYANRFGVSGSALLAVNDLDNADVILPGQIIVIPVIKTFTPSLTTPFYYTVQPGDTLFSIGAKFELPFDVIGAANGLADSTVTAGKTILIPAGPHVHIVAKGENLETVALRYNVTLAFMQKANPSVTNPSQLFIGQLIHIPIMYGAKPLPIPTGTPAPASTATPTPTAAGTVVAGNFITVVAQEGDSLPVYVRRYGISASAILNVNAELRLNPDDIFPGDVIVIPITVSFTPSLSTPFFYTVAPGDTALSIAAKFEVSVDTLILANPKSSFAAGATILVPAGPHVYIVKAGDTLETVASRYLVTTDALLNANPAIANIGFLFVGQKITIPTQFGAVPIPFP